In Achromobacter xylosoxidans A8, a single window of DNA contains:
- a CDS encoding Bug family tripartite tricarboxylate transporter substrate binding protein, whose protein sequence is MITLSRRAFLGAALCAAALPLRAQSAGGYPNGRPVRLIVPYTPGGGTDSVARAIAAKVTAMAGWSVVVENRPGAGGNIGMDFVAKAKPDGYMLGLGQTANLAINPALMPQIPFDAGKDFAAVSLIASLPVVLVVKANARWQTLADLIKDARAEPGAIKQALAGSGTVGHLAGELLAYQGKFQVLNVPYRGAAPALNDLLGGNTDYMFATPQAAQEMLKGKVLRPLAVSSSARLAILPDVPTVAESGYEGFEALDWKALVAPAGTPPEVVKAVNAVVEKVLADPATVAMFTAEGSTAMGGSPEAAQRYIQEEQKKWARLIREAGIQTAA, encoded by the coding sequence ATGATCACGCTATCCCGCCGCGCCTTCCTGGGCGCCGCGCTTTGCGCCGCCGCCTTGCCTCTGCGCGCCCAGAGCGCGGGCGGCTATCCCAACGGCCGGCCCGTGCGCCTAATCGTTCCCTACACCCCGGGCGGCGGTACGGACTCGGTGGCGCGCGCCATCGCGGCCAAGGTCACGGCGATGGCCGGCTGGTCGGTGGTGGTGGAAAACCGTCCTGGCGCCGGCGGCAACATCGGCATGGACTTCGTGGCCAAGGCCAAGCCCGACGGCTACATGCTGGGCTTGGGCCAGACGGCCAATCTGGCCATCAATCCCGCCCTGATGCCGCAGATTCCCTTCGACGCGGGAAAAGACTTCGCGGCGGTCTCCCTGATCGCTTCGCTGCCGGTGGTGCTGGTGGTCAAGGCCAACGCGCGCTGGCAGACCCTGGCCGACCTGATCAAGGACGCGCGCGCCGAGCCCGGCGCCATCAAGCAAGCCCTGGCGGGCTCGGGCACGGTGGGGCATCTGGCCGGCGAACTGCTTGCCTATCAGGGCAAGTTCCAGGTGTTGAACGTGCCGTACCGCGGCGCTGCGCCGGCGCTCAACGACCTGTTGGGGGGCAATACCGACTACATGTTCGCCACGCCGCAGGCTGCCCAGGAAATGCTCAAGGGCAAGGTGCTGCGGCCGCTGGCCGTCAGTTCCAGCGCGCGGCTGGCGATCCTGCCCGATGTGCCTACCGTGGCCGAGTCCGGCTACGAGGGATTCGAGGCGTTGGACTGGAAGGCGCTGGTCGCGCCGGCCGGCACGCCGCCCGAGGTCGTCAAGGCCGTCAATGCGGTCGTGGAGAAGGTGCTGGCCGATCCGGCCACCGTGGCCATGTTCACCGCCGAGGGCAGCACCGCCATGGGCGGCTCGCCGGAGGCCGCGCAGCGCTACATCCAGGAAGAACAGAAGAAGTGGGCGCGCCTGATACGCGAAGCCGGCATCCAGACAGCGGCGTGA
- a CDS encoding efflux RND transporter permease subunit: MIRALLHRPTACIFLAIALTLLGAVAWRLLPVAPLPQVDFPTIEVRAELPGASPESMASTVAAPLERALGSIAGVSSMSSSSNQGATRVQLQFDLDRDINEAARDVQAAINAARAELPSGMPGNPSYRKVNPSQAPIMALALSSSTRPAGELYDLGSTVLAQKISQINGVGEVTMGGSSLPAVRVQVNSNALAHYGVALDEVRQAIADAAPMRPQGQLDSASQRWEVGTPEQPRAARDYESLIVRHQDGAVIRLSQIARVSDSVENRYSSGFHNRNPAVVLTISRQPGSNIIETIGAINQALPGLRALMPADVDLTVALDRSPGINATLREAHITLALATALVILVVWAFLGNARAAAIPSVAIPVCLIATFAVMYLWGFSLNNLSLMALIVAAGLVVDDAIVVLENISRHIERGLSPRKAALRGVREVGFTLVAMTVALSVVFVSILFMGGLVERLFREFSITLVAATVISLVVSVAIIPSLCARWLKPASPAASGADIRPSRMQAAFARIHAWYGSTLWRVLGHARLTLLLLAGVVGLNVYLYVQAPKGFLPVQDTGQLVGFVRGDDGFSFQVMQPKIDMYRQLVLKHPAVQDVIGYNGGSLGISNSLFLIRLKPAAERKESSTEVINWLRTNAPAVPGGMFFLNVDQDLRMPGGFGNSGDHELAIMASDVPALRQWSRKISKAMQEIPELRDVDAQGDGATQQVVIDIDRAAAQRLGVDMGTISSVLSNSFSQRQVATLYDAMNQYRVVLELDPRYTEDPEVLEQVQVVAADGTRVPLTAFATYDYGLVNDRVFHDGLFAAVGVGFSLAEGVSLEQALVAIDAAMAKLMVPSYIQTRLGGDARNFQQSLQDQPWLILAVLVAIYLVLGILYESPLHPLTILSTLPSAGVGALLALRLAGIEFTLIALLGLFLLVGIVMKNAILMIDFALSLERREGLTPEQAIHRAAMLRLRPIVMTNLAGLLGALPLVLGMGEGSELRRPLGIAIVGGLLISQFLTLYTTPIVYLALERLRLKWKAAKPGRAGYPPP; encoded by the coding sequence ATGATCCGCGCCTTGCTGCACCGCCCGACCGCCTGCATCTTCCTGGCGATCGCGCTGACCCTGCTGGGCGCGGTCGCGTGGCGGCTGCTGCCGGTGGCGCCGTTGCCCCAGGTCGACTTCCCCACCATCGAAGTACGGGCCGAGCTGCCGGGCGCCAGCCCCGAAAGCATGGCCAGCACCGTGGCCGCGCCGCTGGAACGCGCACTGGGCAGCATCGCGGGCGTCAGTTCGATGAGCTCGTCCAGCAACCAGGGCGCCACCCGCGTGCAGCTGCAGTTCGACCTGGACCGCGACATCAACGAAGCCGCCCGCGACGTGCAGGCCGCCATCAACGCCGCCCGCGCCGAACTGCCTTCGGGCATGCCCGGCAATCCCAGCTACCGCAAAGTCAATCCGTCCCAGGCGCCCATCATGGCGCTGGCGCTCAGTTCGTCCACCCGCCCCGCGGGCGAGCTCTACGATCTGGGCTCGACGGTGCTGGCGCAGAAGATCTCGCAGATCAACGGCGTGGGCGAAGTGACCATGGGCGGCAGTTCCCTGCCCGCGGTGCGGGTGCAGGTCAATTCCAACGCCCTGGCCCACTACGGCGTGGCGCTGGACGAAGTGCGCCAGGCCATCGCCGACGCCGCGCCCATGCGGCCGCAGGGCCAGCTGGATTCCGCCAGCCAGCGCTGGGAGGTCGGCACGCCCGAACAGCCCCGGGCCGCGCGCGACTACGAAAGCCTGATCGTGCGCCACCAGGACGGCGCCGTGATCCGGCTGTCGCAGATCGCGCGCGTCAGCGACTCGGTCGAGAACCGCTACAGCAGCGGCTTTCACAACCGCAACCCGGCCGTGGTCCTGACCATCAGCCGCCAGCCGGGCTCGAACATCATCGAGACCATAGGCGCCATCAACCAGGCCCTGCCCGGGCTGCGTGCGCTGATGCCGGCCGACGTGGACCTGACCGTGGCGCTGGACCGCTCGCCCGGCATCAACGCCACCCTGCGCGAAGCGCACATCACGCTGGCGCTGGCCACGGCGCTGGTGATCCTGGTGGTGTGGGCGTTCCTGGGCAATGCCCGGGCCGCCGCGATACCAAGCGTGGCGATTCCGGTGTGCCTGATCGCCACCTTCGCCGTCATGTACCTGTGGGGCTTCTCGCTGAACAACCTGTCGCTGATGGCGCTGATCGTCGCGGCCGGCCTGGTGGTCGACGACGCCATCGTGGTGCTGGAGAACATCTCGCGCCACATCGAGCGCGGCCTGTCGCCGCGCAAGGCCGCGCTGCGCGGCGTGCGCGAGGTGGGTTTCACGCTGGTGGCCATGACGGTGGCGCTGAGCGTGGTCTTCGTGTCCATCCTGTTCATGGGTGGTCTGGTCGAGCGGCTGTTCCGCGAGTTCTCCATCACCCTGGTCGCCGCCACCGTCATCTCGCTGGTGGTCTCGGTGGCCATCATCCCCAGCCTGTGCGCACGCTGGCTCAAGCCCGCCAGTCCGGCGGCGTCCGGCGCAGACATACGCCCGTCGCGCATGCAGGCGGCCTTCGCGCGCATCCACGCCTGGTACGGCAGCACCCTGTGGCGGGTGCTGGGCCACGCCAGGCTGACGCTATTGCTGCTGGCCGGCGTGGTGGGGCTCAATGTCTATTTGTACGTGCAAGCGCCCAAGGGCTTCCTGCCGGTGCAGGACACAGGACAGTTGGTGGGCTTCGTGCGCGGCGACGACGGCTTTTCGTTCCAGGTCATGCAGCCCAAGATCGACATGTACCGCCAACTGGTGCTCAAGCATCCGGCGGTGCAGGACGTCATCGGCTACAACGGCGGCAGCCTGGGGATCAGCAATTCCCTGTTCCTGATCCGCCTGAAGCCCGCCGCCGAACGCAAGGAATCGTCGACCGAGGTCATCAACTGGCTGCGCACCAACGCCCCGGCGGTGCCGGGCGGCATGTTCTTCCTGAACGTGGACCAGGACCTGCGCATGCCCGGCGGCTTCGGCAACTCCGGCGACCATGAGCTGGCCATCATGGCCAGCGACGTGCCGGCCTTGCGGCAATGGTCGCGCAAGATCTCCAAGGCCATGCAGGAAATACCCGAGCTGCGCGACGTGGACGCGCAAGGCGATGGCGCCACCCAGCAGGTCGTGATCGACATCGACCGCGCGGCCGCGCAGCGCCTGGGCGTGGACATGGGCACCATCAGCAGCGTGCTCAGCAACTCCTTCAGCCAGCGCCAGGTCGCGACTTTGTATGACGCCATGAATCAGTACCGCGTGGTGCTGGAGCTGGACCCGCGCTACACCGAGGATCCCGAGGTGCTGGAACAGGTGCAGGTGGTGGCGGCGGACGGCACCCGCGTGCCGCTGACGGCCTTCGCCACCTACGACTACGGGCTGGTGAACGACCGCGTGTTCCATGACGGCCTGTTCGCGGCCGTGGGCGTGGGCTTTTCGCTGGCCGAGGGCGTGTCGCTGGAGCAGGCCCTGGTGGCCATCGACGCCGCCATGGCCAAGCTGATGGTGCCCTCTTACATCCAGACCCGTCTGGGCGGCGACGCGCGCAACTTCCAGCAAAGCCTGCAGGACCAGCCCTGGCTGATCCTGGCGGTGCTAGTGGCGATCTACCTGGTACTGGGCATCCTGTATGAAAGCCCGCTGCATCCGCTCACCATCCTGTCGACCCTGCCCTCGGCCGGCGTGGGCGCGCTGCTGGCGCTGCGTCTGGCGGGCATCGAATTCACGCTGATTGCGCTGTTGGGGCTGTTCCTGCTGGTGGGCATCGTCATGAAGAACGCCATCCTGATGATCGACTTCGCGCTCAGCCTGGAACGGCGCGAAGGACTGACGCCCGAGCAGGCCATCCACCGCGCCGCCATGCTGCGGCTGCGGCCCATCGTCATGACCAACCTGGCAGGGCTGCTGGGCGCCCTGCCCTTGGTGCTGGGCATGGGCGAAGGCTCGGAACTGCGCCGCCCGCTGGGCATCGCCATCGTCGGCGGCCTGCTGATCAGCCAGTTCCTGACGCTGTACACCACGCCCATTGTGTATCTGGCGCTGGAAAGGCTGCGGCTGAAATGGAAGGCGGCCAAGCCCGGCAGAGCAGGCTATCCGCCGCCTTGA
- a CDS encoding multidrug efflux RND transporter permease subunit, whose translation MSLSRPFILRPVATSFLMIALLLSGILAWRMLPVAALPQVDYPIIQVTTQYPGASPNVTARTVTAPLERRFGQIPGLKQMSSTSGSGISVITLQFSLDVSLGVAEQEVQAAISASGALLPNDLPTPPVYRKVNPADVPILTLAVTSDSLPLPQVYDLVDTRMTQRLSQLSGVGMVSLAGGQRPAVRVQVNPMALAARGLQLADVQEAISKANSNQPKGSFDGPVRSVIMDANDQLQSAEEYRELIVAWRNGAPVRLGQVATVEDGAEDRYLAAWVDKQPAVLVNIQRQPGANVIAVADQVKALLPQLTASLPAAAQVRVLTDRTESIRASVRGVQWELAFAVGLVVLVTFLFLRNLPATLIPSLAVPLSLIGTFGFMHLAGFSTNNLTLMALTIGAGFVVDDAIVMLENIARYREQGHSPMAAALKGAGQIGFTLVSLTLSLIAVLIPLLFMEDVVGRLFREFAVTLAVAILISLAVSLTLTPMMCARLLPAHEPTRPGLLDRVQARYAGWLDLTLRHQRLTLAVMLATVALTGLLYLAVPKGFFPTQDGGTLQGVTQSSQSTSFDAMSRRQQAVAAALLADPDVASLSSFIGIDSMNTTLNTGRLLINLKPWSERSAPLADIMARLDARAREVHGISLFLQPVQELNIEDRVSRGQYQFTLTSPDSELLARWSHALMARLAQAPELADVSSDLQGDGRQAYLQVSRDAAARLGVTMDDVAQTLYNAFGQRQVATLFTQSNQYRVVLEVDRKLALNPDALERIHLQTEDGQAIPLSALATVSERAVPLAVNHLSQFPAVNLSFNLPADGSLGEAIAAIESAQQEIGMPLSVELRLQGAAAAFQASLSNTLWLMLAAVVTMYLVLGMLYESAIHPVTILSTLPSAAVGAFLALLLTGRPLDLIAVIGIILLIGLVKKNGIMMVDFALEAERSRGLEPQAAIREAALLRLRPILMTTLAALFGALPLMLATGSGAELRQPLGWVMVGGLLVSQVLTLFTTPAVYLFFHRLGQRRGAAAAKPGVEGPAP comes from the coding sequence ATGAGCCTGTCGCGCCCCTTCATCCTGCGCCCTGTCGCCACGTCCTTCCTGATGATCGCCCTGCTGCTGTCGGGCATCCTGGCGTGGCGCATGCTGCCCGTGGCGGCGCTGCCGCAGGTGGACTACCCCATCATCCAGGTGACCACGCAGTATCCCGGGGCCAGTCCGAACGTGACGGCGCGCACCGTCACCGCGCCGCTGGAGCGGCGCTTCGGGCAGATACCGGGCCTGAAGCAGATGTCCTCCACCAGCGGCAGCGGCATCTCGGTGATCACGCTGCAATTCTCGCTGGACGTGTCGCTGGGCGTGGCCGAGCAGGAAGTCCAGGCGGCCATCAGCGCCAGCGGCGCACTGCTGCCCAATGACCTGCCGACGCCCCCCGTGTACCGCAAGGTCAACCCCGCCGACGTGCCCATCCTGACGCTGGCGGTCACGTCCGATTCTCTGCCCCTGCCCCAGGTCTACGACTTGGTCGACACCCGCATGACACAACGCCTGTCGCAGTTGTCCGGCGTGGGCATGGTCAGCCTGGCCGGCGGCCAGCGGCCGGCGGTGCGGGTGCAGGTCAATCCCATGGCGCTGGCCGCGCGCGGACTGCAGCTGGCCGACGTGCAGGAAGCCATCTCCAAGGCCAATTCGAACCAGCCCAAGGGCAGCTTCGACGGGCCGGTGCGCTCGGTCATCATGGACGCCAACGACCAATTGCAGAGCGCCGAGGAGTACCGCGAGCTGATCGTGGCCTGGCGCAACGGCGCGCCGGTGCGGCTGGGCCAGGTCGCCACCGTCGAGGACGGAGCGGAAGACCGATACCTGGCCGCCTGGGTCGACAAGCAGCCGGCCGTGCTGGTCAACATCCAGCGCCAGCCGGGCGCCAACGTCATCGCCGTGGCCGACCAGGTCAAGGCCCTGCTGCCGCAGTTGACGGCCAGCCTGCCGGCCGCCGCCCAGGTCCGCGTGCTGACGGACCGCACCGAAAGCATCCGCGCGTCGGTGCGCGGCGTGCAATGGGAGCTGGCCTTCGCCGTGGGCCTGGTGGTGCTCGTGACCTTCCTGTTCCTGCGCAACCTGCCCGCCACGCTGATCCCCAGCCTGGCGGTGCCGCTGTCCCTGATAGGCACCTTCGGCTTCATGCACCTGGCAGGGTTCTCCACCAACAACCTGACCTTGATGGCGCTGACCATAGGCGCGGGCTTCGTGGTGGACGATGCCATCGTGATGCTGGAGAACATTGCGCGCTACCGCGAGCAGGGCCACAGCCCCATGGCGGCGGCGCTCAAGGGCGCCGGCCAGATCGGCTTCACGCTGGTGTCCCTGACGCTGTCGCTGATCGCGGTGCTGATCCCGCTGCTGTTCATGGAAGACGTGGTGGGCCGGCTGTTCCGCGAGTTCGCGGTCACGCTGGCGGTCGCCATCCTGATATCGCTGGCGGTATCGCTGACGTTGACGCCCATGATGTGCGCGCGGCTGCTGCCGGCGCATGAGCCGACGCGCCCCGGCCTGCTGGACCGCGTCCAGGCGCGCTACGCCGGCTGGCTGGACCTGACCTTGCGCCACCAGCGGCTGACCCTGGCGGTGATGCTGGCGACGGTGGCGCTGACCGGCCTGCTGTACCTGGCCGTGCCCAAGGGATTCTTCCCGACCCAGGATGGCGGCACGCTGCAAGGCGTCACGCAATCGTCCCAAAGCACCTCGTTCGACGCCATGTCGCGGCGTCAGCAGGCGGTGGCCGCGGCGCTGCTGGCGGACCCGGACGTGGCCAGCCTGTCGTCCTTCATCGGCATCGACAGCATGAATACCACCCTGAACACCGGGCGGCTGCTGATCAACTTGAAACCCTGGTCGGAGCGCAGCGCGCCGCTGGCGGACATCATGGCGCGGCTGGATGCGCGCGCCCGCGAGGTCCACGGCATCTCGCTATTCCTGCAGCCGGTGCAGGAACTCAATATCGAGGACCGCGTCAGCCGCGGCCAATACCAGTTCACACTGACCTCGCCGGACAGCGAGTTGCTGGCACGCTGGAGCCATGCGCTGATGGCGCGTCTGGCGCAGGCGCCCGAACTGGCCGACGTCTCCTCGGACCTGCAAGGCGACGGCCGCCAGGCCTATCTGCAGGTCTCGCGCGACGCCGCGGCCCGCCTGGGCGTGACGATGGACGACGTGGCGCAGACGCTATACAACGCCTTCGGCCAGCGCCAGGTGGCCACGCTGTTCACGCAGTCGAACCAGTACCGGGTCGTGCTGGAAGTGGACCGCAAGCTGGCCCTGAACCCCGACGCGCTGGAACGCATCCACTTGCAGACCGAAGACGGGCAGGCGATCCCCCTGTCGGCGCTGGCCACCGTCAGCGAACGTGCGGTACCGCTGGCCGTGAACCATTTGTCGCAATTTCCCGCGGTCAACCTGTCGTTCAACCTGCCGGCTGACGGATCGTTGGGCGAAGCCATCGCCGCGATCGAGTCGGCGCAGCAGGAAATCGGCATGCCGCTAAGCGTGGAGCTGCGGCTGCAGGGCGCGGCGGCGGCCTTCCAGGCCTCGCTGTCGAACACGCTGTGGCTGATGCTGGCGGCGGTGGTCACCATGTACCTGGTGCTGGGCATGCTGTATGAAAGCGCCATCCATCCGGTGACCATCCTGTCCACCCTGCCCTCGGCCGCGGTGGGCGCCTTCCTGGCGCTGCTGCTTACCGGGCGTCCATTGGACTTGATCGCGGTCATCGGCATCATCCTGCTGATCGGGCTGGTGAAGAAGAACGGCATCATGATGGTGGACTTCGCGTTGGAGGCCGAACGCTCGCGCGGCCTGGAGCCGCAGGCCGCGATCCGCGAGGCCGCCCTGCTGCGTCTGCGGCCCATCCTGATGACCACGCTGGCCGCGCTGTTCGGCGCGCTGCCGCTGATGCTAGCCACGGGTTCGGGCGCGGAACTGCGCCAGCCGCTGGGCTGGGTCATGGTGGGCGGGCTGCTGGTCAGCCAGGTGCTGACCCTGTTCACCACGCCCGCCGTGTACCTGTTCTTCCATCGCCTGGGCCAGCGCCGCGGCGCCGCGGCCGCCAAGCCCGGGGTTGAAGGCCCGGCGCCATGA
- a CDS encoding efflux RND transporter periplasmic adaptor subunit: MSQPPSAGPASPRQRLVLIAAAFALATLATLAFWYAGSKGSPAARPPEYGQIPVAVAIEAATAGPLQRDLHALGTITPLAQVTLRSQIDGELLKLHFTEGEAVARGQLLAEIDARPYLAALAAAEGELARTQALLDNAQADRQRYRKLARQEAVAGQQLDTAEAQVRAYAAQRQRNQAQVADARRLLDHTRIVAPHDGRIGLRRVDAGNHVRADDANGLTTLVQTRPISALFSISETRLDILRRAQARDAALRVQAWDADDRRLLAEGTLEALDNRIQAASGTVKLRARFPNADESLFPNQFVNIRLAVVQQDHVITIPTAAIQYGSEGAFVFVIGEDSRASRRVLELGPANAGRIVVQSGLTENERVVVEGVDRLHDGRDVQIVEPQKS, encoded by the coding sequence ATGTCCCAGCCCCCCTCCGCGGGCCCCGCTTCCCCACGTCAACGCCTGGTCCTGATTGCCGCTGCATTCGCGCTGGCAACCCTGGCCACCCTGGCGTTCTGGTACGCCGGATCCAAGGGTTCCCCCGCCGCGCGCCCCCCCGAGTACGGCCAGATTCCGGTTGCCGTCGCGATCGAGGCAGCCACCGCCGGTCCGCTGCAGCGCGATCTGCATGCGCTCGGAACCATTACACCGTTGGCGCAGGTCACGTTGCGCAGCCAGATCGATGGCGAACTGCTGAAGCTGCATTTCACCGAAGGCGAGGCCGTTGCGCGCGGCCAGTTGCTGGCCGAGATCGACGCGCGTCCCTACCTGGCGGCGCTGGCCGCGGCCGAAGGCGAACTGGCGCGGACCCAGGCGCTGCTGGATAACGCCCAGGCGGACCGGCAGCGCTACCGCAAACTGGCGCGGCAGGAAGCGGTGGCGGGCCAGCAACTCGATACCGCCGAAGCCCAGGTGCGCGCCTACGCGGCCCAGCGGCAACGCAACCAGGCCCAGGTGGCCGACGCCCGCCGGCTGCTGGATCACACGCGCATCGTCGCGCCGCACGACGGCCGCATCGGGCTACGCCGTGTCGATGCCGGCAACCACGTCCGCGCCGACGACGCCAACGGTCTGACCACGCTGGTCCAGACCCGACCCATCTCGGCCCTCTTCAGCATTTCGGAAACGCGTCTGGACATCCTACGCCGGGCCCAGGCGCGCGACGCCGCGCTACGGGTCCAGGCCTGGGATGCGGATGACCGCCGCCTGTTGGCCGAGGGCACACTGGAAGCGCTGGACAATCGCATCCAGGCCGCCAGCGGCACGGTCAAGCTGCGCGCGCGCTTTCCCAATGCCGACGAATCGCTGTTTCCGAACCAGTTCGTGAACATCCGCCTGGCGGTGGTGCAGCAGGACCACGTCATCACCATTCCCACGGCGGCCATCCAATATGGATCCGAAGGCGCCTTTGTGTTCGTCATCGGGGAAGACAGTCGCGCCAGCCGCCGCGTGCTGGAACTGGGCCCCGCCAACGCCGGCCGCATCGTCGTGCAATCCGGCCTGACCGAGAATGAGCGCGTGGTGGTCGAAGGCGTGGACCGCCTGCATGACGGCCGCGATGTGCAGATAGTCGAACCGCAGAAATCATGA
- a CDS encoding DUF4189 domain-containing protein, giving the protein MMLARLLLQFRSTVAALAGAGALALGLAAAPAAHADTLYGAVATDEAHAKLYWVMPETSTKEAQDAALAKCNKAGGKGCKSVTSFSDSCVAFSRNSRNDLFWGTSVSSEVAAKKAIRTCTNDSADGKCKLAVMPLCAGPGYSEAELKAPDTATPAQLEALSAKLDSRGYWGSVAEKESGQLTYADGYPSEKEAVDALLKWEDCVGCRTVLTYTDTCVGMAWGKGSEGRGTSFTAKNPDPVAARNEARAICNAKSGGLTCVAFVRCSGRAYISGYKGEDEKAN; this is encoded by the coding sequence ATGATGCTCGCGCGATTGCTGCTTCAGTTCCGTTCCACAGTGGCCGCACTGGCCGGCGCAGGCGCGCTGGCACTGGGCCTCGCCGCCGCGCCCGCAGCGCATGCCGATACGCTGTACGGCGCCGTGGCCACCGACGAAGCGCACGCCAAGCTGTATTGGGTCATGCCCGAAACCTCCACCAAGGAAGCGCAGGACGCCGCGCTGGCCAAGTGCAACAAAGCTGGCGGCAAGGGCTGCAAGAGCGTCACCTCGTTTTCGGACAGCTGCGTGGCGTTCTCGCGCAATTCGCGCAATGACCTGTTCTGGGGCACCAGCGTGTCGTCGGAAGTCGCCGCGAAGAAGGCGATCCGCACCTGCACCAACGACAGCGCCGACGGCAAGTGCAAGCTTGCCGTCATGCCCTTGTGCGCCGGTCCCGGCTACAGCGAAGCCGAACTGAAGGCGCCCGACACCGCCACGCCCGCCCAACTCGAAGCCCTGTCGGCCAAGCTGGATTCGCGTGGCTACTGGGGCTCCGTGGCCGAGAAGGAGTCGGGCCAACTGACCTACGCCGACGGCTATCCGAGCGAGAAGGAAGCGGTCGACGCCTTGCTCAAGTGGGAAGACTGCGTCGGCTGCCGCACGGTGCTCACCTACACCGACACCTGCGTCGGCATGGCCTGGGGCAAGGGCAGCGAGGGCCGCGGCACCAGCTTCACCGCGAAGAACCCGGACCCCGTGGCCGCGCGCAACGAAGCGCGCGCCATTTGCAACGCCAAGAGCGGCGGCCTGACCTGCGTGGCCTTCGTGCGCTGCTCGGGGCGCGCATATATCAGCGGGTACAAGGGCGAGGACGAGAAGGCCAACTGA
- a CDS encoding YMGG-like glycine zipper-containing protein — MKKSIYPSTATLLSLFCLCAAAQTVTPLKGQSPQTTQQDISACQALAGSGASASTDDPKSGGRVRGAAAGAAAGAAVAGARGNQHEEVYDRMSDDAKQQYRQNQAKDAAAAGMVVGGSRQRQDRRQDRAEASQQNSAAASTYSTCMQQRGYQVAP; from the coding sequence ATGAAAAAGTCCATATACCCCAGTACCGCGACGCTTCTTTCCCTGTTCTGCCTGTGCGCCGCCGCACAGACCGTCACTCCGCTCAAAGGGCAGTCGCCCCAAACCACCCAGCAAGACATCAGCGCATGCCAGGCTCTAGCAGGCAGCGGCGCCAGCGCCAGCACGGACGATCCTAAATCCGGCGGGCGCGTCCGTGGCGCAGCAGCCGGCGCGGCAGCGGGTGCGGCGGTAGCCGGCGCGCGCGGCAATCAGCACGAGGAGGTCTACGATCGGATGAGCGATGACGCCAAGCAGCAATACCGGCAGAATCAGGCCAAGGACGCGGCGGCGGCAGGGATGGTCGTGGGCGGTTCGCGGCAACGCCAGGACCGCCGTCAGGATCGAGCTGAAGCGTCGCAGCAGAATTCGGCAGCCGCCTCCACGTATAGCACTTGCATGCAGCAGCGCGGGTATCAAGTGGCGCCGTGA
- a CDS encoding RNA polymerase sigma factor, with amino-acid sequence MSRNPLLASNTTPASADDTNGNASAIAKAYARWRLPLMRGLARFKGSIGSAEDALHDGVVKWVAASPALDSTDEQGAYLRRTVLNGVADEFRERKAGRRLQTVSFDEAEVGVQALAAGDASCPMRAAAHQQRLERLGAALQELPERQREAFVLSRFDGLTQDEVAARMQISRRMVVKHLARAIAYCEVRVHYATVAQMQQLHRPVGDDAGLDNNNNSDSASS; translated from the coding sequence ATGAGCCGCAACCCTTTGCTGGCGTCCAACACGACGCCCGCATCCGCCGACGACACAAACGGGAACGCCAGCGCGATCGCCAAAGCCTACGCGCGCTGGCGGCTGCCGCTCATGCGTGGCCTGGCCCGGTTCAAGGGCAGCATTGGCAGCGCCGAAGATGCGCTGCACGATGGGGTCGTCAAATGGGTGGCGGCCAGTCCCGCGTTGGACTCCACGGATGAGCAGGGCGCCTACTTGCGCAGGACGGTGTTGAACGGCGTGGCCGACGAGTTCCGCGAACGCAAGGCGGGTCGGCGGCTGCAGACGGTGTCGTTCGACGAGGCCGAAGTGGGCGTGCAGGCGCTGGCGGCGGGCGATGCCTCATGTCCCATGCGCGCGGCGGCGCATCAACAGCGTCTGGAGCGGCTGGGCGCTGCCTTGCAGGAACTCCCCGAGCGCCAGCGCGAAGCCTTTGTGCTGAGCCGTTTCGATGGGCTGACCCAGGACGAAGTCGCCGCCCGCATGCAGATTTCGCGGCGCATGGTGGTCAAGCATCTGGCGCGCGCCATCGCCTACTGCGAGGTCCGGGTGCACTATGCTACGGTTGCGCAAATGCAGCAATTGCATCGGCCCGTCGGCGATGACGCCGGCCTGGACAATAACAACAATAGCGACTCCGCCTCGTCATGA